One genomic window of Halorhabdus sp. CBA1104 includes the following:
- the corA gene encoding magnesium/cobalt transporter CorA: MIDTLVYDGTGVEAHADLDAARAAAGTTWVHVSEATTAEIDTVAEAFSLHALAVEDVQNNVRAKAEEFDTHTFALVKTARLTRGETTFEEEIDDEPVGIFIGDDWLVTVATGSADVIGRVQASVRRGDERLLERGPDFTAYRVFDAIVDEYFEILDHLETKIESIEDEVVESPDVGLLEDINSVRRELLSFRKVVWPVRETLAVLARGDAHGIRADSEKYYRDVYDHLIQLVDLIETYRDLIVGTRDIYLNALSQSTNEVMKVLTVVATIFIPLTFVVGVYGMNFSGGPYNMPELSWRFGYPAVLIGMAIVAGLMVVYFRRQSYL; the protein is encoded by the coding sequence GTGATCGACACGCTCGTCTACGACGGCACTGGGGTCGAGGCCCACGCGGATCTCGACGCCGCGCGGGCGGCAGCAGGCACCACCTGGGTCCACGTCAGCGAGGCGACGACCGCCGAGATCGATACCGTCGCCGAGGCCTTTTCTCTCCACGCGCTGGCGGTCGAGGACGTCCAGAACAACGTTCGTGCGAAGGCAGAGGAGTTCGACACCCATACCTTCGCGCTGGTCAAGACGGCCCGCCTGACTCGTGGGGAGACAACGTTCGAGGAAGAAATCGACGACGAACCGGTCGGTATCTTCATCGGCGACGACTGGCTGGTGACTGTCGCAACCGGCAGTGCCGACGTGATCGGTCGTGTTCAGGCATCCGTTCGTCGGGGCGACGAGCGATTGCTCGAACGTGGGCCTGACTTCACTGCCTACCGCGTCTTCGACGCAATTGTCGACGAATACTTCGAGATCCTCGATCACCTCGAAACGAAGATCGAGAGCATCGAGGACGAGGTCGTCGAGTCGCCGGACGTTGGGCTCCTCGAAGACATAAACAGCGTCAGGCGTGAACTCCTCTCCTTTCGGAAAGTCGTCTGGCCGGTCCGGGAAACACTGGCCGTTCTCGCTCGTGGTGACGCACACGGGATCAGAGCGGACTCCGAGAAGTACTATCGAGACGTCTACGACCACCTGATTCAGTTGGTCGATCTCATCGAAACGTATCGCGACCTGATCGTCGGCACACGAGATATCTACCTGAACGCCCTCTCTCAGTCCACCAACGAGGTCATGAAGGTGTTGACGGTCGTGGCTACGATTTTCATTCCGCTCACCTTTGTCGTCGGCGTCTACGGCATGAACTTCTCGGGTGGTCCGTACAACATGCCCGAACTGTCCTGGCGCTTTGGGTACCCGGCCGTTTTGATCGGTATGGCGATCGTCGCAGGTCTGATGGTGGTGTACTTTCGGCGACAGTCCTACCTCTGA
- a CDS encoding tripartite tricarboxylate transporter permease has protein sequence MLDLGVRVAFAPEATAVAVAAIAGGICLGTISGLTPGLHANNFALLLAAVAPSVPAPPRLVGAAMLAAGVVHTFLDFVPALALGVPDPAMAASALPSHRLVLAGRGREALRLSALGSGLAVVFALPLAVPVTLAMLRIYPTLAAHLPVVLTAIAAGVIATEPTAHARRAALLSFTASAVLGVLTLDVPAEGILPIGSMLAPLFAGLFGAPVLLDAMRGAGIPPQDDPTVRTTQRSIGGLAFLGTVSGAIVGYLPGVSSAVAATLALVSTPTNQGTRGFVVTTSGVNTSNTLFALCALIAFGNPRTGVLVALDRSGAPLSWPLLLAAVLIAAAIGFVLVVVVGDWYLRTVRRLDHARLSIAVLGALVVLCALFAGPVGVAVFIVSTVVGLIPARLGARRVSLMGVLLGPLILGV, from the coding sequence GCGTCAGAGTCGCGTTCGCCCCAGAGGCAACCGCAGTCGCCGTCGCAGCTATCGCCGGTGGAATCTGTCTGGGGACGATCAGCGGGCTGACGCCGGGGCTGCACGCGAACAACTTCGCCTTGCTGCTCGCCGCGGTCGCACCCAGCGTCCCCGCCCCGCCACGCCTGGTCGGAGCGGCGATGCTCGCCGCTGGCGTCGTCCACACCTTCCTCGATTTCGTCCCCGCGCTGGCCCTTGGCGTCCCCGATCCAGCGATGGCCGCCAGCGCACTCCCGAGCCACCGGCTGGTACTGGCCGGCCGCGGGCGTGAAGCGCTCCGGCTGTCGGCACTGGGCAGTGGCCTGGCCGTCGTCTTTGCACTGCCACTCGCTGTCCCGGTGACCCTCGCCATGCTTCGGATCTATCCCACACTCGCGGCCCATCTGCCGGTCGTCCTGACGGCGATCGCCGCGGGGGTGATCGCTACGGAGCCGACAGCCCACGCCAGGCGGGCCGCGCTACTCTCGTTCACCGCAAGTGCCGTCCTGGGCGTTCTGACTCTGGACGTCCCCGCCGAGGGGATACTGCCGATCGGGAGTATGCTCGCGCCGCTGTTTGCCGGGCTGTTCGGTGCGCCGGTATTGCTCGACGCCATGCGCGGGGCGGGGATCCCACCCCAGGACGACCCGACAGTCCGGACGACACAGCGCTCGATAGGCGGGCTCGCCTTCCTCGGGACGGTCTCGGGCGCGATCGTGGGTTACCTGCCTGGCGTCTCCAGTGCCGTCGCAGCCACGCTCGCTCTGGTGAGTACACCAACGAACCAGGGCACTCGTGGGTTCGTCGTCACGACCAGCGGCGTGAACACGTCGAATACGCTGTTTGCCCTGTGTGCGTTGATCGCGTTTGGCAATCCCCGGACTGGTGTCTTGGTCGCGCTCGATCGATCCGGTGCCCCCCTCTCGTGGCCGCTCCTGCTGGCTGCCGTGTTGATCGCGGCAGCGATCGGGTTCGTGCTCGTGGTCGTCGTGGGGGACTGGTATCTCCGGACCGTCCGGAGACTCGACCACGCCCGGCTCTCGATTGCCGTCCTCGGCGCGTTGGTCGTGCTCTGTGCGCTGTTTGCCGGCCCGGTCGGGGTCGCCGTCTTCATCGTGAGTACCGTGGTCGGACTGATTCCGGCGCGTCTGGGTGCCCGACGCGTCTCGCTGATGGGCGTGTTGCTCGGTCCACTCATCCTCGGCGTCTGA